A DNA window from Maribellus comscasis contains the following coding sequences:
- a CDS encoding sugar transferase, with protein MYRYFFKRVIDVVLSLTAILILLPFWIPICIILLVTGEHEVFYFQQRIGYKNKPFYIWKHATMMKASETMKGGLHTTRNDPRVLPFGKFLRKTKINELPQLINIFKGDMSIIGPRPLVDKTFTPYPKHVQENIYNVKPGLTGIGSIIFRDEEHLLSETSMDPKEFYAKHISPYKGELELWYQKNLSFRTDLKLVFCTAWVILVPDSELPYKIFKGLPLKPEALNMKNIVFEKQKDGITFESE; from the coding sequence ATGTACAGATATTTTTTCAAACGTGTTATTGATGTCGTTTTATCATTAACGGCAATTTTAATCTTATTACCTTTTTGGATACCCATATGTATTATCCTCCTTGTAACCGGTGAACATGAAGTATTTTATTTCCAGCAACGCATCGGATATAAAAACAAACCTTTTTACATCTGGAAACATGCCACCATGATGAAAGCGAGCGAAACAATGAAAGGTGGGTTGCACACCACCCGAAATGACCCGCGTGTTTTACCTTTTGGTAAGTTTTTGCGTAAAACCAAAATCAATGAACTTCCGCAGTTAATCAATATTTTTAAGGGGGATATGAGTATAATTGGGCCACGACCTCTGGTGGATAAAACATTTACTCCATATCCAAAACATGTACAGGAGAATATATACAATGTCAAACCGGGTTTAACAGGTATAGGTTCAATCATCTTCAGAGATGAGGAACACTTGTTGTCGGAAACATCGATGGATCCCAAAGAATTTTACGCCAAACATATTTCGCCCTACAAAGGTGAACTGGAGCTCTGGTATCAGAAAAATCTTTCGTTTCGGACTGATTTGAAACTGGTATTTTGTACTGCTTGGGTTATTTTGGTTCCGGATAGTGAATTGCCGTATAAGATTTTTAAAGGATTACCTCTCAAGCCAGAAGCTTTAAACATGAAAAACATAGTTTTCGAAAAACAAAAAGACGGAATTACCTTTGAGTCGGAATAG
- a CDS encoding NAD-dependent epimerase/dehydratase family protein produces the protein MKFLFTGGSGFLGKSVIPKLENEFDVISIGLNKTDKIQWDLSKRIPAFVNNYDVVLHAAGKAHRVPRSIVESLSFFNVNLDGTKNLCEALEPHPPKSFIFISTVAVYGIEVGNEIDENYPLNGNSPYALSKIEAETFLKNWCKKYNVKLSILRPSLIAGQNPPGNLGAMINGLKTGRYLRIGDGGARKSILMAEDIARLIPKLIQKGGTYNICDNHHPSFFELEELIASQLNKKGPKAIPIWLAKTMGSIGDLFGSKAPINTAKLEKITQSLTFSNEKAKRELNWEPLDVLKNFKIESRYANKF, from the coding sequence ATGAAATTTCTATTTACGGGTGGTTCAGGGTTTCTGGGCAAATCTGTGATCCCAAAGCTTGAAAACGAATTTGATGTAATCAGCATTGGACTCAACAAAACTGATAAGATTCAATGGGATTTAAGTAAAAGGATTCCAGCCTTTGTAAATAATTATGATGTTGTACTTCATGCTGCTGGCAAAGCTCACAGGGTTCCACGAAGTATAGTTGAATCGTTGTCGTTTTTTAATGTAAATTTAGATGGTACCAAAAATCTATGTGAAGCATTAGAACCGCATCCACCAAAATCATTTATATTTATTAGTACGGTTGCTGTATATGGAATTGAAGTCGGAAACGAGATCGATGAAAATTATCCCCTAAACGGAAATAGCCCATATGCACTAAGCAAGATAGAGGCAGAAACATTTTTAAAAAACTGGTGCAAAAAATATAATGTTAAGTTGTCAATTTTAAGGCCATCATTAATCGCTGGTCAAAATCCTCCGGGTAATTTAGGAGCAATGATTAACGGATTAAAAACAGGAAGGTATTTACGTATTGGAGATGGGGGTGCAAGAAAAAGTATATTGATGGCAGAAGATATTGCAAGACTAATTCCAAAGCTTATTCAGAAAGGAGGCACATATAACATTTGCGATAATCATCATCCTTCTTTTTTTGAATTGGAAGAGTTAATAGCTTCACAACTAAATAAAAAAGGCCCAAAAGCTATTCCTATTTGGCTTGCCAAAACAATGGGTAGCATCGGAGATTTGTTTGGATCTAAGGCTCCCATAAATACAGCCAAATTGGAAAAGATCACCCAATCTCTAACATTTTCAAATGAAAAAGCCAAACGTGAACTTAATTGGGAGCCATTGGATGTTTTGAAAAATTTCAAAATAGAATCAAGATATGCTAACAAATTTTAA
- the wzy gene encoding O-antigen polysaccharide polymerase Wzy has translation MKSLIQLFFFIISLILFFGAPDKYNYPFNSIVTIVFLLQSIPFIINRSKKNYVNFYTLFFTSFFFVNFFYPTVLYPIDPKFFTVFSLPFDSTYINKGTALSQLLTSSFILGASSIKNVNNRLEHNNLNKFLLSHYSVTRFTIFLFFLFVATVGREFLAGNFKEHSSLSVYILQLLTCSFILSSILFFRNLDLLKSKRMYIITVGIYVILFLSIGDRGPALNLLLLIVGLYSIHVKTISAKYLIILGISGLTLMHLVGLGRTSNVDEINGNIISRGIERTQNESQFQSIYSLTQSFVVNNRNLYVGMEYVDKNGINWGSTSILTATISVVPFAQSAIEKLTGYELQTSSDFLTTLTFGKQRSYGLGSNLVVDVYLSFGSVGAVLLFLLFGRFIESIRKKVLQDTTNIYFSIIYFTLLSYSIYYPRTGLFMPMKYIIWTLIIYYMFRQFEKQKIKHVRH, from the coding sequence ATGAAATCTTTAATACAATTATTTTTTTTTATAATTTCTCTTATATTATTTTTTGGGGCACCAGATAAATATAACTACCCATTTAATAGTATTGTGACAATTGTATTCCTTCTTCAATCAATCCCTTTTATCATTAACAGAAGCAAAAAAAACTATGTTAATTTTTACACTTTGTTTTTTACCAGTTTTTTCTTTGTCAATTTTTTTTATCCTACGGTACTTTATCCAATAGATCCAAAATTTTTTACGGTTTTTTCTTTACCTTTTGATAGTACATACATAAATAAAGGAACAGCATTGTCACAGTTGTTAACTAGTAGTTTTATTTTAGGAGCGTCGTCTATTAAAAATGTTAATAATAGATTAGAGCATAATAACTTAAATAAATTTCTTTTAAGCCATTACTCAGTCACGCGATTTACAATTTTTCTTTTCTTTTTATTTGTAGCCACGGTGGGCAGAGAGTTTTTGGCCGGAAATTTTAAAGAACATTCATCTCTGTCTGTTTATATTCTGCAACTATTGACGTGTAGTTTTATTCTTAGCTCTATTCTATTTTTTAGAAATCTCGATTTACTTAAGTCAAAAAGAATGTATATTATAACTGTCGGAATTTATGTAATACTTTTTCTTTCTATCGGAGACAGAGGTCCTGCATTAAATTTACTATTGTTGATTGTCGGTTTGTATTCTATACATGTAAAAACCATCTCTGCAAAATATTTAATAATATTGGGAATCTCTGGATTAACATTGATGCATCTAGTTGGTCTTGGACGTACATCAAATGTTGACGAAATAAATGGAAATATTATTTCTCGCGGGATTGAAAGAACACAAAATGAATCTCAGTTTCAATCAATATATTCGCTAACTCAATCATTTGTTGTAAACAATAGAAATTTGTACGTAGGGATGGAATATGTTGATAAGAATGGCATCAATTGGGGAAGTACATCGATATTAACCGCCACTATTTCTGTTGTTCCTTTTGCCCAATCAGCTATAGAAAAGTTGACAGGATATGAATTGCAAACTTCATCTGATTTTTTAACTACTCTTACTTTTGGGAAACAAAGGTCATATGGATTGGGGTCAAATTTGGTAGTAGATGTTTATCTTTCTTTTGGGAGTGTAGGGGCCGTTTTGTTGTTTTTGTTATTTGGAAGATTTATTGAGTCAATCCGAAAAAAAGTACTGCAAGATACAACTAATATTTATTTTTCAATTATTTATTTCACATTACTTAGCTACAGCATCTACTACCCAAGAACCGGTTTATTTATGCCTATGAAATATATTATATGGACATTGATAATATATTATATGTTTAGGCAATTTGAAAAACAAAAAATTAAACACGTCCGTCATTAA
- a CDS encoding glycosyltransferase family 2 protein, which produces MKISIITATFNSGANISQCVTSVNEQTCNNIEHIIIDGASKDNTLDIVKSIPNRVTRTVSEPDNGIYDAMNKGIRLASGDIIGILNSDDIYENKNVLSRVAQEFEKDSCLEAIHSNLYYVRSNSTNKIIRHWITGDFVPGSFFKGWHPAHPTLFLKREVYEKYGLFDQSFKLAADFEFMLRIFERFRIKSKYLPTPTVKMRLGGATNKSFSNIIKGNVECLRAFRKNNFNIPVFYTFYRILPKFKQFVNKR; this is translated from the coding sequence ATGAAAATTTCCATTATAACCGCAACTTTTAACAGTGGTGCCAATATATCACAATGTGTAACTTCTGTGAACGAGCAAACCTGTAATAACATAGAACATATAATTATAGATGGAGCGTCAAAAGACAATACTCTTGATATTGTTAAATCTATTCCCAATCGAGTGACTAGAACTGTCTCTGAGCCCGATAACGGGATTTATGATGCTATGAACAAAGGCATACGATTAGCCTCCGGCGATATAATTGGAATTCTAAATTCTGATGACATATATGAAAACAAAAATGTTTTATCCAGAGTTGCACAGGAATTTGAAAAAGATAGTTGTCTTGAAGCCATACATAGCAATCTTTACTACGTTCGAAGTAATAGTACTAATAAAATAATCAGACATTGGATTACAGGAGATTTCGTCCCAGGGAGTTTTTTTAAAGGTTGGCATCCCGCACATCCTACATTGTTTTTAAAACGTGAGGTCTATGAAAAATATGGGTTATTTGATCAAAGTTTTAAATTGGCAGCCGATTTTGAATTTATGCTTCGCATTTTTGAACGCTTCCGAATCAAGTCAAAATATTTGCCCACTCCTACAGTTAAAATGAGATTAGGAGGAGCTACTAATAAGAGCTTCTCAAATATCATAAAAGGCAATGTTGAATGTTTACGAGCGTTTAGAAAAAATAATTTTAATATCCCAGTTTTTTACACATTCTACCGAATTCTTCCAAAATTTAAGCAATTTGTCAATAAAAGATAA
- a CDS encoding GIY-YIG nuclease family protein, producing the protein MQLRTYQVYIATNQNNTVLYTGVTNNLIRRMEEHKYKLYPKSFSARYNIVKLVWYENYTDIGEAIFREKQLKAGSRKKKLLLIEELNPEWKDFCEDLC; encoded by the coding sequence ATGCAATTACGCACTTATCAGGTTTACATTGCCACAAACCAGAACAATACGGTTCTTTATACAGGTGTTACCAACAACTTGATACGCCGGATGGAAGAACATAAATATAAATTGTATCCGAAAAGCTTCTCAGCAAGATATAATATAGTAAAACTGGTTTGGTATGAAAACTACACTGATATAGGAGAAGCTATTTTCAGAGAAAAACAGTTAAAAGCCGGGAGTCGGAAAAAGAAACTTTTACTGATTGAAGAATTAAATCCGGAGTGGAAAGACTTTTGTGAGGATTTGTGTTAA
- a CDS encoding nucleotidyltransferase domain-containing protein codes for MFPGDEFYLFGSRLDNKGAGGDIDILILSDKKIDNKKLRLFRINFYKKFGWQKIDLVNFTKTDDSTFKKIILGNAQPL; via the coding sequence ATGTTTCCCGGTGATGAATTTTATCTTTTTGGTTCAAGACTGGACAACAAAGGCGCTGGAGGTGATATCGATATTCTGATCTTATCCGATAAAAAAATTGATAATAAAAAATTGCGGTTATTCAGAATTAATTTTTATAAAAAATTTGGATGGCAAAAAATTGACCTTGTAAATTTTACAAAAACGGATGATTCAACGTTTAAGAAAATAATTCTTGGTAATGCTCAACCGCTTTAA
- a CDS encoding polysaccharide biosynthesis protein: MLTNFNLTQFIKRHVTGRQQSLLKLDFEKYHNNLSKKINGKKVMVIGGAGTIGSFYIKAILKFNVVKLVVVDINENGLTELVRDLRSSTVYNIPEDFITYPVNFGDRVFEKLFKEHGPFHIVANFAAHKHVRSEKDIFSIEAMIENNVLRARKLLDLLLEFPPEHFFCVSTDKAANPVNVMGASKKLMEELIMSYSDKLPIKTARFANVAFSNGSLPLGFLDRLNKRQPWSCPLGIRRFFVSPEESGELCLMASIMGESGDIFFPKLDEEKDMIPFDKIALALLKELGLEPDICQTEEEAREKAASVRQFCEEPSNAATSPQSWPIYFFGSDTSGEKSFEEFYTEDEVLDNESFINLGVIKNSKKRSIEEIDSIFNQLEELFKKDHITKAEVVNILKSYLPNFAHIETGKGLDQKM, from the coding sequence ATGCTAACAAATTTTAATCTAACTCAATTCATTAAAAGACATGTAACAGGGAGACAGCAAAGTCTGCTAAAACTGGATTTTGAAAAATATCACAATAATCTAAGCAAAAAGATAAATGGCAAAAAAGTAATGGTCATTGGTGGAGCTGGTACCATTGGTTCGTTTTACATCAAAGCCATATTAAAATTTAATGTGGTAAAACTAGTGGTGGTTGATATCAACGAAAACGGATTAACAGAATTGGTTCGTGATTTAAGGAGTTCGACCGTTTATAATATTCCCGAAGATTTTATAACCTATCCTGTTAATTTTGGTGATCGTGTATTTGAAAAACTGTTTAAAGAACATGGGCCTTTTCATATTGTAGCCAACTTTGCAGCACATAAACATGTTCGTAGTGAAAAAGATATATTTTCCATTGAGGCCATGATTGAAAATAATGTGCTTCGTGCCCGTAAGCTGCTTGATTTACTGCTTGAATTTCCACCTGAACATTTCTTTTGTGTGTCAACCGACAAAGCGGCTAATCCGGTGAATGTAATGGGTGCCAGCAAAAAGTTGATGGAGGAACTAATCATGTCTTACTCCGATAAACTGCCCATTAAAACCGCCCGCTTTGCCAATGTGGCCTTTTCGAATGGTAGCTTGCCATTAGGTTTTCTGGACAGATTAAATAAACGTCAACCCTGGTCATGTCCCCTAGGAATTCGTCGTTTTTTTGTTTCTCCCGAAGAATCGGGCGAACTCTGTTTGATGGCATCCATAATGGGTGAATCAGGTGATATTTTTTTCCCAAAGCTGGATGAAGAAAAAGACATGATTCCCTTTGATAAAATTGCATTGGCTTTGTTAAAAGAACTTGGCCTTGAACCCGATATATGTCAAACCGAAGAAGAAGCCCGGGAAAAAGCAGCTTCAGTGAGACAATTTTGCGAGGAACCAAGCAACGCAGCAACCTCTCCGCAATCCTGGCCCATCTACTTCTTCGGTTCCGATACTTCCGGGGAAAAGTCTTTCGAGGAGTTCTATACCGAAGATGAAGTACTGGACAATGAATCATTCATTAACCTGGGAGTCATTAAAAACTCAAAAAAACGCAGTATCGAAGAAATCGATTCTATTTTTAACCAACTCGAAGAACTCTTTAAAAAAGATCATATCACCAAAGCCGAAGTTGTTAATATCCTCAAATCTTATCTTCCCAACTTTGCCCACATCGAAACCGGAAAAGGATTGGACCAGAAGATGTAG
- a CDS encoding glycosyltransferase family 4 protein — protein sequence MVYISLLYNPILYRDRYLLLLEEQKKASEKYLIFVGKKIENYNTDSNVAVLDSKSYFSFAFKVAMELKRLRKKSDDFILLNEHLVSLVSMILFFLNFKNIKKVANLYSSEIFFLVKKGWRIDSNSKDFVSYRQAYNIILSRIKPVVYRIITILFSNYFIGNSEQIAYDLPKSKKLSFFVVDTNIDLYPNFKKLVKPAQYLYPINLLYVGKIYPAKGIGTMLAAIGLLKEKFDSHLFIIGKLSRNDKIWYERMIKYYGVEDSITRIDQIKHDGLFPFYKYTDAFIMPSFFEGSPRVLKEAIVSGCPIAASNISGNKILDSNDDSILYFEPGDADDLLSCLVKIINGKNTYVKQSNYVNKFSSKEIALKRLNIYKDIIEK from the coding sequence ATGGTTTATATCTCTTTGTTATACAATCCTATATTATATCGCGACAGATATCTTTTATTGCTAGAGGAGCAAAAGAAAGCTTCTGAGAAGTATTTAATTTTTGTAGGTAAAAAAATTGAAAATTATAATACAGATAGCAATGTAGCTGTTTTAGACTCAAAATCATACTTTAGTTTTGCATTTAAAGTAGCAATGGAGCTAAAAAGATTGAGGAAGAAAAGTGATGATTTTATATTGTTAAATGAACACTTGGTTAGTTTGGTAAGTATGATTTTATTTTTTTTAAATTTTAAAAATATAAAGAAAGTTGCAAACTTGTATAGTTCAGAAATTTTTTTTCTGGTTAAGAAAGGGTGGAGAATTGATTCAAATAGTAAAGATTTTGTTTCGTATAGACAAGCGTACAATATTATCTTGTCTCGAATAAAGCCAGTAGTATATAGAATTATAACAATTCTATTCTCAAATTATTTTATTGGAAATTCTGAACAAATAGCATACGATTTGCCAAAGAGTAAGAAACTTAGTTTTTTTGTCGTGGACACTAATATCGATTTATATCCTAATTTTAAAAAATTGGTGAAGCCTGCTCAATACCTATATCCTATAAACTTATTATATGTTGGGAAAATATATCCTGCGAAAGGTATTGGTACTATGCTAGCTGCTATAGGTTTGCTTAAGGAAAAATTTGATAGTCATTTATTTATAATTGGGAAATTATCGAGAAATGATAAAATATGGTATGAAAGGATGATAAAGTATTATGGAGTAGAAGATAGTATTACTCGTATTGACCAAATTAAACATGATGGATTATTTCCATTTTATAAATATACTGACGCGTTTATTATGCCATCCTTTTTTGAAGGATCTCCAAGAGTTTTAAAAGAGGCGATAGTATCTGGATGTCCTATCGCGGCAAGTAATATATCTGGAAATAAAATATTGGATTCGAATGACGATTCGATTTTATATTTTGAACCTGGTGACGCTGATGATTTATTGTCGTGTCTAGTAAAAATTATAAATGGTAAAAACACTTATGTTAAGCAATCTAATTACGTCAATAAATTCAGTTCCAAGGAAATTGCATTAAAAAGATTGAATATTTATAAAGATATAATTGAGAAGTAA
- a CDS encoding type II toxin-antitoxin system RelE/ParE family toxin translates to MEVIWSSQAKITWFNILDYLDKNWTKREIKQFIQRTEIIIRTIKKNPGIFPNSLRYKNVKKAVVDKNNSFFYQVDKKEQKIYILTFFDNRQNPERLKIEKII, encoded by the coding sequence ATGGAAGTTATTTGGTCATCCCAGGCAAAAATTACCTGGTTCAATATTTTAGATTATCTGGATAAAAACTGGACAAAAAGAGAAATCAAACAATTTATCCAAAGAACAGAAATCATTATTCGCACGATAAAGAAGAATCCGGGAATATTCCCAAATTCATTAAGGTACAAAAACGTTAAAAAAGCTGTTGTCGATAAGAACAATTCATTTTTTTATCAGGTAGATAAAAAGGAACAAAAGATTTATATACTAACCTTTTTTGATAATCGTCAGAATCCTGAACGGTTGAAAATTGAAAAGATAATTTAA
- a CDS encoding glycosyltransferase family 4 protein yields the protein MSKVLLFGPLTPPLTGQAVAFTIVANSLPEQKKILIDTSKYKNPIINTFYSVFKVLFSFAFYKFSNIYFTSSRSKLGFIKDFLLLIMGLWFKKKIINHLHGADFKKFYGESIFLKPLISYAYKGVNTSIVLLNIMKNQYDDFPKMKKVVVGNCYNQELEECKNDFSKNNYQILFLSNLMYGKGIIDFLDACFVLLGNNEEIKIKIAGKLMGDTFMRQKNIEKLFKEKYNQLRGVYGERVEYLGIVKGYEKSKVLFESSIFVLPSFYPTEAYPISIIEAMRAGNAIVTTNHNYLPYIVKEKNGVIISPKSPNEIYSSVEKLINNLGQLKKIQRHNIKEAKHKYSQDRYISDIQQIILS from the coding sequence ATGAGTAAAGTTCTTTTATTTGGTCCGTTAACTCCACCTTTAACCGGTCAAGCAGTTGCATTCACTATTGTTGCCAATTCATTACCTGAGCAAAAAAAAATTTTGATTGATACCTCAAAATACAAAAATCCAATAATAAATACATTTTATTCAGTTTTTAAGGTTTTATTCAGTTTTGCATTTTATAAATTTTCTAATATATATTTTACATCCTCTCGGAGTAAGCTAGGATTTATAAAAGATTTCCTATTGTTAATAATGGGGCTTTGGTTTAAAAAAAAAATAATAAATCATCTTCACGGAGCTGATTTTAAAAAATTTTATGGTGAAAGTATTTTTCTAAAACCGCTGATATCATACGCATATAAAGGTGTTAATACTTCCATCGTGTTGTTGAATATTATGAAAAATCAGTACGACGACTTTCCCAAAATGAAAAAAGTTGTTGTCGGAAATTGTTACAATCAAGAACTAGAGGAATGTAAAAATGATTTTTCGAAGAATAATTACCAAATTTTGTTTCTGTCTAATTTAATGTATGGTAAAGGTATCATAGATTTTCTGGATGCATGCTTTGTACTACTTGGAAACAACGAAGAAATTAAAATAAAAATAGCTGGGAAGTTGATGGGTGATACTTTTATGAGACAGAAAAATATTGAAAAATTGTTTAAAGAGAAATATAACCAATTAAGAGGTGTATATGGTGAAAGAGTTGAATATTTAGGTATTGTAAAGGGATATGAAAAATCAAAAGTTCTTTTCGAATCGTCAATTTTTGTTCTTCCTAGTTTTTATCCGACTGAGGCTTACCCTATTTCAATAATTGAAGCTATGCGGGCGGGTAATGCGATCGTTACCACAAATCATAATTACTTGCCTTACATTGTCAAAGAGAAGAACGGAGTAATTATTTCTCCAAAATCTCCAAATGAAATTTACAGTTCGGTTGAAAAATTAATTAATAATTTGGGGCAACTCAAAAAAATTCAAAGGCACAATATCAAAGAAGCCAAGCATAAATATTCACAAGATAGATATATCTCAGATATACAACAAATTATTCTTAGTTAA
- a CDS encoding sulfotransferase domain-containing protein translates to MVLLLRKIFDYLYSYAGISSDDIILASFPKAGNTWVKFFLFNYLIEYYNLKNSVEINFDTLDKYMPELGNKTIYESWRFKPTKRILKTHNRNSFLLRNVKVIYIDREPRDIMVSYYHYTKNNRNFSHNLDFSSFIHSKKYGIEAYYKHRRSYLSHSNIVILSYEELKQNPQKQFEKILKFIGIEIKEDIVKSALNQSSFNNTKLAQKNSSEGYNYQFARGFSFARKGQKEQWTDYFSKEDINYYLSIKSKYRNE, encoded by the coding sequence ATGGTTTTATTGTTGAGAAAAATATTTGACTATTTGTATAGTTATGCTGGAATATCTTCGGATGATATTATATTAGCCTCTTTCCCAAAAGCAGGAAACACTTGGGTGAAATTTTTTTTGTTTAATTATCTCATTGAATATTATAATTTGAAAAATAGTGTTGAAATTAATTTTGATACATTAGATAAATATATGCCTGAATTAGGCAACAAAACAATCTATGAGAGTTGGAGGTTTAAACCAACGAAGAGGATTTTAAAAACGCATAACCGAAATAGTTTTTTATTACGGAACGTGAAGGTTATTTATATAGACAGAGAACCAAGAGATATAATGGTTTCTTATTATCATTATACAAAAAACAATAGGAATTTCAGTCATAATTTAGATTTTTCATCGTTCATTCACAGTAAAAAGTATGGGATCGAAGCTTATTACAAACATAGGAGAAGTTATTTGAGTCACAGTAATATAGTTATTTTGTCATATGAAGAATTAAAACAAAATCCCCAGAAGCAATTCGAAAAGATATTAAAGTTTATCGGTATTGAAATAAAGGAAGATATCGTTAAAAGTGCATTGAATCAATCAAGTTTTAACAATACGAAGCTAGCTCAAAAAAATAGTTCAGAAGGATACAACTATCAATTTGCCAGAGGATTTTCTTTCGCAAGGAAAGGGCAGAAAGAACAGTGGACAGACTATTTTAGTAAGGAAGATATTAACTACTATTTATCAATCAAGTCAAAATATAGGAATGAGTAA